In Phragmites australis chromosome 16, lpPhrAust1.1, whole genome shotgun sequence, one DNA window encodes the following:
- the LOC133895170 gene encoding uncharacterized protein LOC133895170, with product MARALALAVVLLIASATVAFAAETQAPAASPKPAAASGSPAAPSKAPTTAPEKSEKAPTAAPEKGAATPKASPAKAPASKSETTPSQAPASGSGAASGTAPTGATKGSSSSPSASPSEEAASPESGDVAEEPTAGGESTEEPSTAEAAGPSADSPPEPTTTSDSPAASPGPAADQSGSASMGAGVAAAVVAAVASSVLSF from the coding sequence ATGGCCCGCGCTCTCGCCctcgccgtcgtcctcctcaTCGCCTCCGCCACAGTTGCCTTCGCCGCTGAGACGCAGGCCCCGGCTGCCTCTCCGAAGCCGGCGGCGGCCTCCGGTTCACCGGCCGCGCCGTCGAAGGCACCCACCACGGCCCCCGAGAAGTCCGAGAAGGCCCCCACGGCGGCGCCCGAGAAGGGCGCGGCGACGCCCAAGGCTTCCCCCGCCAAGGCCCCGGCCTCCAAGTCAGAGACAACGCCTTCCCAGGCGCCCGCCTCGGGGTCCGGCGCCGCGTCGGGGACGGCCCCGACCGGCGCCACCAAGGGCTCGTCGTCCAGCCCTTCCGCGTCCCCGTCGGAAGAAGCCGCCTCGCCTGAAAGCGGCGACGTCGCGGAAGAGCCTACCGCCGGCGGAGAGTCCACCGAGGAACCGTCGACGGCCGAGGCCGCCGGCCCATCCGCCGACAGCCCGCCCGAGCCAACCACCACCTCGGACTCGCCAGCGGCGTCTCCGGGCCCAGCAGCTGACCAGAGCGGCAGCGCGAGCATGGGCGCCGGCGTCGCGGCAGCCGTGGtggccgccgtcgcctcctctGTGCTTTCTTTCTAG